Below is a genomic region from Molothrus aeneus isolate 106 chromosome 5, BPBGC_Maene_1.0, whole genome shotgun sequence.
TGGAAGTGAAGAGGGTGTGCTTTGAGAGCACTCACATTTGCAGTATGTAGTTTTAAGGATACCTGTGATGTATGCAGAAGAACTTTAGAGATATGTATATAACTGTCAACTATATTTtgataagaaaaattaaattatgtcatatataatataattttttcctgtttgtaccTAAAACCATTTGGATGCAAAGCTCTATTACTAAGTATTCCTTTAAAGCTGCAAATAGGGTCAATAGGATTGCACCAGTATTTGGTGCAAATAGCACTGAAAACACCCATGTGCTGCACAGGTACTCAATTTATTAGGTGTACTTCAATTTCACTAATCTTGTCACAGTACAGATTAAGCTCATgaaatgctttttctccttaaatATAAGACCTTCTTAGCTTAACTTGGATTTAGATGTTTACTCTCAGGATTTAGGAATAAATCAAAAATGACAGACATTATAGTTCAGCACAGACAGAGCATTCCTTCTCACCACCAAACCCATCTCCTGTCTCCTGCTTTCCCATTAGAGCCCAAAAAAGGAATCCATCCTCTTCTGAGATTTCAATATCTACTGTTCCATTTCAGAGTTCTCCTCTCAAAGTGAGAGATGCCCcccaaaatttttttccctctcccagtCAGACATCAGCATAAATTCCATTGATCAAATAATCCAGCCTGGTGTAATGCCTCTTCTGAAGAGATTCATGGATTTTCTTCCCTGTCAGCACAATAACTAGCAACAAGAAcatcaccccaaaaaacaaagctGCTACAAGGCTGCTCTTTTCCCCCAGCTGAAAGACAGCTTTCCCTCTCAGAACACCTTCTGACAGGGAGCTCTCAGAGTCAGATGGCTCATAACCCTGAAGGTCATTTTGGGAAGATGTGGGGGAATCGCTGGACAGAATGAAACCTGGAAAAGAGAGGAGGGTCACATAGCTGGTATCACTGGAAGTGACAACTGTTGGCTCAGGAGCCATGGCTGGAGTCCTTAGCCCTGACAGGGCAGTAGCAGATCCAGAATTTGTGGTCACCTGCATGGTTgcagaaggagaagcagaaTTTGTGGGCTTGGAAAGAGGGACATGAGTAGCAGTGAtgctggtggcagggacagcaggtttagctgcagtggctgcagcaggtgAAGAGGCAGCTGTGGTTGGTTTGGCAGCACCAGGATGCAgagaggttggaagggactccagctgggctgtgcctgttGGCAGAGCAGCAAGAGAAGCACTGCTGGtttcagggacacctccccaaGCAGTGGTGAGGATGGAAGCAGTGGGGTTTCCaactggagcagcagaaggagtGCTTGGTGGCACTTTAATAACCTGCTGCCTTGAGATGGGGTCTAAGCCCTCAGATTCTTTTGGTCTTTGAGATTCAGGAGCAACTGTATGAAGTTCcatgttgtccaaatgcttgcCTATGTGGTTCAGGAGTTCAGATGCCTGATGAAAGACAGACTGCTCCAAACTGGCAGTGTAATTCTGATGGATGTCCTGACTGTGAGAAATAAAGGTTCCAGCATCCGAAGGCAAAGAATGCTCATTTGAAGAAAAGTTCTCAGTTTTGATGGATTTATCTTCTGGAAACAGAAATACttgtatttaattattaaatctCCTTTTGAGTAATGTAGGCATACTCTATTTGTATTTCTTAGAAACATTTATGTAAGGGGGCTCTAAGAGATAATGACTAATGAaacttcctttctttaaaatatgcaCAGTGGCATTTAAATTCTATGTTATAAAAGCTGTCAGCCTCAAGCCTACTCACATAACAATGTTCTGTGCAGAAACACCATACAAATAATAATCCTAAAAGCTACCtgattttacagtattttttctaCAGTATTTACCTCAGGTACTTAGGTAGGTATTCACAGGTATTATAGAAGGTATTTGGCTGAGTAATTGTCAAttcatattatatatataattttataatttttataattctatatttataaaaatatagaaatatatataatatattcatGATAACCATTCAGCTGCTGCACAGAATATTTAAAGGGGAACGTGCTCTCACGTAGTTCTGACTCTCACTCATCTCTTTTTAATATTGAAACAAAAAGGTTTGTTAAATGCACTGgaattgaaataaataaagtatCTTTCCCCCTTTCAGCTTGGTTTTCAGTGTAACCACATACAGATTCTTATATGAAAGAACAAAGTTTGATACATTTGTTGCTACCGACACTGCTCAGGTGCTACCTTTGAAAACTTACCAGGAACATTAAACAAACTAGCATAATCTTTCTGCAATTAAACGTTCACAGAAGATCAAGtctccaaaaagaaaaataagtgttAAATGCAATCACGTTGTTCACTCAGCATTGCATTACAAAGAAGTGTTAAACGCAATCACGTTGTTCACTCAGCATTGCATTACATGCCGAACAAAAGCACAAGCATGATTGcatttcttgtttctttgtttgaaaTCCCGAAGTTCTTCTAGGGGACAAAGAGCTGGAGGGAAATGTAATTTGAGTAATAATTTTACAGAAATGCAGTTCATTTGTTGCACATTGCTTTTGCACGATTCCTGTGAGACTGTGCTTGCACAAAAATACTTGGTAACATTACGTGAGGAATCTTTCTGTATATCATACTGTTGCTCCTTGCATAGTTCCTCTTGGAAAAGTTCTCTTTTTCAGCAAAAGTTTGGTCTCTCAAGCAGCCATACAGAAACCACCTTGGCAGGACATTCCAATTATCAGTTTCTTATCTGAGCTGTTCAAACAGGTCTGGTGCAAGTCAATGTCAATCAACAAGTAGGccttgctgttaaaaaaaacagcACAGGCCAGAGAGCAAGAAATTCCTGAGTGTGCAGCCCACATGCCATAAAGCTCTGACTTTAGAAAATTTGTTTTTGCACTTCAGGTTCCCTAACTGAATGCAGAAAATAatgattatttattattattgcaaATTATTCATCAGTGTAGCATGGGTCCTTTAAATACACAGCTGGCTACAAGGGCGTGGTATTTTCATTGGTTTTTGTGATATTTCTCAGTATTATGTACAGGAAATTTTCCTTCCTGACTATATCTAGATGGAAGcagcttctttttgttttaagcaAGGACAAATTATGAGAATTTCTGAATCTAACGTGAAGGAATATTATAAGGGTTGGGACATTAATCCAAGCTGGAATCTGGGCCCACAAAGCAGCTCACCACACACCTGCCCATCCGTCCTCCACAACAAAAAagagcaatatttttaaatcataaaGCTTGGCTTAGAACACTTTACTAAAAATATGACCCCCCCAAACAGTTCCTGGTCACTACTGAAAGTTCACAGGTGCAAAAGTAATTTTGCAGTGTGGTGTGGGGGCTGATGGCTCTCACTATGATTTACCTGTAGTTATCTTGTAGGTCACAAGTCCTGTTGCAGGTTTCATTGGACAAGCCTCAGTGCTAGGACAGTAAAACAAGTAGCAGTTTGGATGTGTACTTGTTCTTGCAgcataaaaaataatcaaattacACTTCTTGTCTCCTGCAAAACAAAGTAAATACCTGTTTCAGCAGTAGAAACTTTTATAGCAGCATGGTAATGAGATCTAGTTTGTTAACTTTTGCTCATGTGAGTAAGAGGAAAACTACTAACACATAACATTCCTACCGGAAAAAACCGCCAAGGACTGCAGAAGAATGGCCCAGGGCCAAAATATGAAAGGTCACACCTTCCTTTTCCTGTACAAATAAAGTTGGGGAAATTATGAGTCTAAGCTCTCATCCTCCCCTCACACATACCACACTGGCACCACTTTATACAACAATTGATCGCTTACAAATCCTGATAAATCTGAAAACCTCCTCGATATactcttgggaaaaaaaattatttagacaTTTTTCCTTATCACATCCCAGGAATCGCTTGGCTAGTTGCTGGTTCAGGGAGTCACCTTCACCACTGCCATTTCTACTTGCTTCTCTGCCTCCTACTGCTCCAAGAGCTTGAATCAAACCAGCTCTCTCAGAGGAGGGTGAGCATTCTCATTTTTGGctaaaattaaatacagtgCAAAACGTCAGCTACTTTTAATGCATCTACTAAACACAGCTTATGCACCTTCGGGGTTGGGGATCTGGGAGGTTTTGACGCCTAAAACTAACGCTGTTTCTGTGATACAACTATTTTCCTGAACACTTTAAGGAAAGGCTTGCGTTAAGTTCTAACATCCACTGGCAAAAGAAGGTAGCAGCTGCAAGCTGGAACTAAGCGCAGCCTGAATGAGAGGGTAAATTCCGTGCTGAATAGGGAGAACACCGGCAGCTGACCATCCCGCGAGCCCAAACTCCAGAATTATCCTGCCAGGCGGTGGCGGAGAAGGAGGCCGAGGTTACCTGCGAGCCTGTGCCCCGAGCAGCAGGCGCGGACACACGCACCCGCGCCGGGGACGCGCAGCGGCTCCGCGCCCCGGACGCCGCGGGGCAGGGACAGGTATGTATCGATGATGGAATTCTCCATCTTCTCCGCCGAGCACTCCTGGCTCAGCGCCGGCCCGGCCATCAGGCAGGCGATCACCAGCAGGCGAACCGGCCAGCGGCTGCCCCCGCGGGACATGGTGACACGGGCCGGTCCCCGGGGGCTCCTCCGGGATTGGCACCGAGAGGGCTCCGCTGATCCCGGGGCGGGAACGCGTTCCTGGGGCACCTC
It encodes:
- the MANSC1 gene encoding MANSC domain-containing protein 1, encoding MSRGGSRWPVRLLVIACLMAGPALSQECSAEKMENSIIDTYLSLPRGVRGAEPLRVPGAGACVRACCSGHRLAGDKKCNLIIFYAARTSTHPNCYLFYCPSTEACPMKPATGLVTYKITTVFLFPEDKSIKTENFSSNEHSLPSDAGTFISHSQDIHQNYTASLEQSVFHQASELLNHIGKHLDNMELHTVAPESQRPKESEGLDPISRQQVIKVPPSTPSAAPVGNPTASILTTAWGGVPETSSASLAALPTGTAQLESLPTSLHPGAAKPTTAASSPAAATAAKPAVPATSITATHVPLSKPTNSASPSATMQVTTNSGSATALSGLRTPAMAPEPTVVTSSDTSYVTLLSFPGFILSSDSPTSSQNDLQGYEPSDSESSLSEGVLRGKAVFQLGEKSSLVAALFFGVMFLLLVIVLTGKKIHESLQKRHYTRLDYLINGIYADV